From one Deltaproteobacteria bacterium genomic stretch:
- a CDS encoding enoyl-CoA hydratase/isomerase family protein encodes MYQSSSSSVLVEQKDGVLRLKLNRPEKLNAMNYELIMAAKEIVSQVGEDWDVRAVVFEGQGGHFCAGDDPADMGPWPEEYRHRRPGGPHGPAPIPQQDLLKLVRSLPKPTIVLMRGQALGLGLDLACVCDIRLCTDDAVIGDPRILQARHNTTGLTYILPRLIGQSQAMRLLLLGESISGSEAERIGLVYKSFKPEKFTSQAEKLIAQVTTMATRSYAIIKQQIIEELDMPYDTALMHSFAIRQTNIIEDKDEGILAFIQKRKPSFKGR; translated from the coding sequence ATGTACCAATCGTCATCCTCAAGCGTTCTGGTGGAACAAAAAGATGGAGTGCTTCGCCTCAAGCTGAACCGGCCCGAGAAGCTCAACGCTATGAACTACGAGCTGATCATGGCCGCCAAGGAGATTGTCAGCCAGGTCGGTGAAGATTGGGATGTACGAGCCGTGGTTTTTGAAGGGCAGGGGGGTCATTTCTGTGCCGGAGACGATCCGGCTGACATGGGTCCGTGGCCTGAGGAGTACAGACACCGGCGTCCCGGCGGTCCTCACGGCCCCGCCCCCATACCTCAGCAGGACCTGCTGAAACTGGTCCGCAGCCTGCCCAAACCGACCATCGTCCTCATGCGCGGCCAGGCGCTCGGTCTCGGTCTTGACCTGGCCTGTGTGTGCGACATCAGGCTTTGCACTGATGACGCCGTTATCGGCGATCCCAGAATACTTCAGGCCAGGCACAACACGACCGGCCTGACCTACATCCTGCCTCGGCTGATCGGACAATCTCAGGCCATGCGCCTGCTCCTCCTGGGCGAGTCCATCAGCGGCTCTGAGGCCGAACGCATCGGCCTGGTTTATAAGTCGTTCAAACCTGAAAAATTTACGAGCCAGGCCGAAAAACTGATCGCCCAGGTCACGACCATGGCCACCCGCTCCTATGCAATCATCAAACAGCAGATCATCGAGGAACTGGACATGCCTTATGACACGGCGCTGATGCACTCATTCGCCATCCGCCAGACGAACATCATCGAGGACAAGGACGAAGGCATCCTGGCCTTTATTCAAAAGCGGAAGCCCAGCTTCAAGGGACGGTAG
- a CDS encoding ATP-binding cassette domain-containing protein codes for MTIPAIKVEDISYSYGDIEAVKGISFKVAQGEILGFLGPNGAGKSTTIKMLTGQLTPKNGKASILGVDVTRDDPKIQAQIGQD; via the coding sequence ATGACCATACCGGCTATCAAGGTAGAAGATATTAGCTATTCCTATGGTGATATAGAAGCGGTTAAGGGTATCAGTTTTAAGGTGGCCCAGGGTGAGATTCTGGGATTTCTCGGACCGAACGGGGCAGGCAAATCAACGACCATCAAGATGCTCACCGGCCAGCTAACACCAAAGAATGGTAAGGCCTCCATCTTGGGTGTGGACGTGACCAGGGACGACCCCAAAATCCAGGCTCAAATCGGGCAGGATTGA